A single Populus nigra chromosome 13, ddPopNigr1.1, whole genome shotgun sequence DNA region contains:
- the LOC133670897 gene encoding GDSL esterase/lipase 1-like, with the protein MGSSRSNILCFLMLCASFLVPTSCHSYSHGALFIFGDSFYDAGNNIYLNTNVPKLNIFPYGETYFKHPTGRASDGRLIPDFISEFAKLPFIPLYLLPGNKQFTNGVNFASGGAGALVETNQGLIMDLKTQLSNFKNMEKQLRQKLGASEVKTLLSTAVYMFSIGSNDYLVPFITNSTVLQSYSKKEYVRMVIGNITTVIQEIYKIGGRKFGLSKLLPLGCPPISRALEIVRTGGSGCMEEVTVLAKLHNRALPKALKELKSQLKGCTYSIFDAYTAGTAIFNNPSKYGFEEVKMACCGSGPLRGSITCGHKVYQLCDNVSEYFFFDGIHPTEKANYQFAKLMWDGSPEIVKPYNLKTLFEK; encoded by the exons ATGGGGAGTTCAAGGTCCAACATTTTATGTTTCTTGATGCTCTGTGCAAGTTTTCTAGTCCCAACAAGCTGCCACAGTTACTCTCATGGTGCTTTATTTATATTCGGAGATTCCTTTTATGATGCTGGGAATAATATCTATCTCAACACTAACGTTCCCAAACTAAATATCTTTCCATATGGAGAGACATATTTTAAGCATCCCACAGGAAGGGCTAGTGATGGTCGATTAATTCCAGATTTTATTT CTGAATTTGCAAAGCTACCATTCATTCCACTATATTTACTACCCGGAAACAAGCAATTCACAAATGGAGTCAACTTTGCATCAGGCGGAGCTGGTGCTCTCGTTGAAACTAATCAAGGACTG ATTATGGACcttaaaactcaattaagtAATTTCAAGAATATGGAGAAGCAGCTAAGGCAAAAACTGGGAGCTTCAGAAGTTAAGACATTGTTATCCACAGCTGTTTACATGTTCAGCATTGGAAGCAACGACTACTTGGTACCTTTCATCACAAACTCCACTGTGCTTCAATCCTACTCCAAGAAAGAGTATGTCAGGATGGTTATTGGCAACATAACAACCGTGATCCAA GAAATTTATAAGATAGGGGGAAGGAAATTTGGGCTATCAAAGTTGCTTCCTTTAGGTTGTCCACCAATCTCTCGAGCACTAGAAATAGTCAGAACAGGTGGCTCTGGCTGCATGGAAGAAGTTACAGTGCTTGCAAAACTACACAACAGAGCACTCCCTAAAGCTCTCAAAGAGCTTAAGAGCCAACTAAAAGGATGTACCTATTCAATTTTTGATGCCTACACTGCAGGAACTGCAATTTTCAATAACCCTTCAAAATATG GTTTCGAAGAGGTGAAAATGGCATGCTGTGGCAGTGGTCCATTGAGAGGCTCCATTACTTGCGGCCATAAAGTATACCAACTGTGCGATAACGTTAGCGAATATTTCTTCTTTGATGGAATTCATCCAACCGAAAAGGCCAACTATCAATTTGCAAAGCTAATGTGGGATGGGAGTCCTGAAATCGTCAAGCCTTACAACCTGAAGACACTGTTCGAGAAATAG
- the LOC133670898 gene encoding GDSL esterase/lipase 1-like, which yields MGSSSSNILCFLMLCASFLVPASCRSYSHGALFIFGDSLYDAGNNIYLNTNTPKPNIFPYGETHFMHPTGRASDGRLIPDFIAEFANLPLIPPYLQPGNHQFTDGVNFASGGAGALVETNQGLGMDLKTQLSNFKNMEKQLRQKLGASEVKTLLSTAVYMFSIGSNDYLVPFITNSTVLQYYSKKEYVKMVIGNITTVIQEIYKIGGRKFGLSKVLPLGCLPVSRALKLSSKGSSGCLEEVTLLAKLHNRALPEALKELKSQLKGYTYSIFDAYTVATAIFNNPSKYGFQEVKMGCCGSGPFRSSFTCGRKVYQLCDNVSEYFFFDGIHPTEKANYQFAKLMWDGSPEIVKPYNLKTLFEK from the exons ATGGGGAGTTCAAGTTCCAACATTTTATGTTTCTTGATGCTCTGTGCAAGTTTTCTAGTCCCAGCAAGCTGCCGCAGCTACTCTCATGGTGCTTTATTTATCTTCGGAGATTCCCTTTATGATGCTGGGAATAATATTTATCTCAACACTAACACTCCCAAACCAAATATCTTTCCATATGGAGAGACACATTTTATGCATCCCACAGGAAGGGCTAGTGACGGTCGATTAATTCCAGATTTTATTG CTGAATTTGCAAATCTACCATTAATTCCGCCATATTTACAACCCGGCAACCATCAATTCACAGATGGAGTCAACTTTGCATCAGGGGGAGCTGGTGCTCTCGTTGAAACTAATCAAGGACTG GGGATGGACcttaaaactcaattaagtAATTTCAAGAATATGGAGAAGCAGCTAAGGCAAAAACTAGGAGCTTCAGAAGTTAAGACATTGTTATCCACAGCTGTTTACATGTTCAGCATTGGAAGCAACGACTACTTGGTACCTTTCATCACAAACTCCACTGTGCTTCAATACTACTCCAAAAAAGAGTATGTCAAGATGGTTATTGGCAACATAACAACCGTGATCCAA GAAATTTATAAGATAGGGGGAAGGAAATTTGGGCTATCAAAGGTTCTTCCTTTGGGTTGTTTACCAGTCTCTCGAGCACTAAAACTATCCAGCAAAGGTAGCTCTGGCTGCTTGGAAGAAGTTACGCTGCTGGCAAAACTACACAACAGAGCACTCCCTGAAGCTCTTAAAGAGCTTAAGAGCCAACTAAAAGGATATACTTATTCAATTTTTGATGCCTACACTGTAGCAACTGCAATTTTCAATAACCCTTCAAAATATG GTTTCCAAGAGGTAAAAATGGGATGTTGTGGCAGCGGTCCATTCAGAAGCTCCTTTACCTGCGGCCGGAAAGTATACCAACTGTGCGATAACGTTAGCGAATATTTCTTCTTTGATGGAATTCATCCAACCGAAAAGGCCAACTATCAATTTGCAAAGCTAATGTGGGATGGGAGTCCTGAAATCGTCAAGCCTTACAACCTGAAGACACTGTTCGAGAAATAG
- the LOC133671578 gene encoding zinc finger protein 4-like, with amino-acid sequence MKPIIDLEVEASSENVSDVSSQVASNLSNQETSAGPSNESLTNSSYLKNAIATQSGSETVSLDLKLCFNDDELGGRDSMGLSLSSTSESSNDPASRPTAEAIPRVFSCNYCQRKFFSSQALGGHQNAHKRERTLAKRAIRMGIFSERYASLASLPLHGSSFRSLGMKAHSSVHQSFAQPVRPQDISSSARFDHGYVGLPIFMEDEEAELVWPGSFRQVAVADDAHQSFVLARSSNMNFLGATPSVNLDDSAPDLTLKL; translated from the coding sequence ATGAAACCTATTATTGATCTTGAAGTTGAGGCATCATCAGAAAATGTTTCTGATGTTAGCAGCCAAGTGGCTTCCAACTTATCAAACCAAGAAACTTCTGCAGGTCCCTCCAATGAAAGCCTCACTAACTCTTCTTATCTAAAAAATGCCATAGCAACTCAATCCGGTTCAGAAACGGTTTCTCTTGACTTAAAACTTTGCTTCAATGATGATGAGTTAGGGGGAAGGGACTCGATGGGACTCTCATTGTCAAGCACAAGCGAAAGTAGCAACGATCCTGCATCGCGCCCTACAGCTGAAGCAATACCACGagttttttcttgcaattactGTCAGCGCAAATTCTTCAGCTCTCAGGCACTTGGTGGACACCAAAATGCTCACAAGAGAGAAAGGACATTAGCAAAGCGTGCAATAAGAATGGGTATTTTCTCGGAACGGTATGCCAGCCTAGCATCTTTGCCTCTGCATGGATCCTCATTTCGATCTCTGGGAATGAAGGCACATTCTTCAGTTCACCAAAGTTTTGCACAACCAGTAAGGCCACAAGACATAAGTAGCAGTGCAAGATTTGATCATGGATACGTGGGTCTGCCAATATTTATGGAGGATGAAGAGGCAGAGTTGGTATGGCCAGGTAGTTTTCGACAGGTAGCTGTGGCAGATGACGCTCATCAAAGTTTTGTGCTTGCACGAAGCTCAAACATGAATTTTTTGGGGGCAACTCCATCGGTGAACTTGGACGATTCTGCCCCAGATCTCACACTGAAACTTTAA